One stretch of Streptomyces peucetius DNA includes these proteins:
- a CDS encoding alpha-1,4-glucan--maltose-1-phosphate maltosyltransferase produces the protein MNSLIGRIPVLDVRPLVDCGRRPAKAVAGETFQVTATVFREGHDAVAANVVLHDPKGRPGPFIPMRELAPGTDRWGAEVTPAAEGHWTYTVEAWSDPVATWRHHAGIKIPAGIDTELVLAEGAELYERAASGVPKKDGREAVLAAVDALRDTTRPAAARLAAALAADADAALARHPLRELVSASPPLPLLVERRRALYGSWYELFPRSEGAVVKEGEPPVSGTFRTAAERLPALAAMGFDVVYLPPIHPIGTTHRKGPDNALTAGPHDVGVPWAIGSASGGHDAVHPDLGTLADFDHFVTAARSLRMEVALDFALQCSPDHPWVKQHPEWFHHRADGSIAYAENPPKKYQDIYPIAFDADMKGIVRETVRVLRFWMDHGVRIFRVDNPHTKPVVFWEKVIAEINGSDPDVIFLAEAFTRPAMMHTLGAIGFQQSYTYFTWRNTKHELTEYVTELAGEAASYMRPNFFVNTPDILHAYLQEGGRPAYEIRAVLAATLSPSWGLYAGYELCENVPLRYGSEEYRHSEKYQLRPRDWESAEREGRTITPLITTLNRIRRRHPALQQLRDIHFHHIDNDRMIAYSKRSGSDVVLVVANLDPHHTQEATVSLDMPQLGLEGDETVPVRDELTGETYHWGRANYVRLEPGRAPAHVLTLRPSQQTGGSPTS, from the coding sequence GTGAACTCGCTCATCGGTCGCATCCCCGTCCTGGACGTCCGCCCACTCGTCGACTGCGGCAGAAGGCCCGCGAAAGCCGTGGCGGGTGAGACCTTCCAGGTCACCGCCACGGTCTTCCGCGAGGGCCACGACGCTGTCGCCGCCAATGTCGTGCTGCACGACCCGAAGGGCCGCCCCGGCCCCTTCATCCCCATGCGGGAACTCGCCCCCGGTACCGACCGGTGGGGAGCGGAGGTCACCCCCGCCGCAGAAGGCCACTGGACCTACACCGTCGAGGCCTGGAGCGACCCCGTCGCCACCTGGCGCCACCACGCCGGCATCAAGATCCCTGCCGGGATCGACACCGAACTGGTGCTGGCCGAGGGTGCGGAGCTGTACGAACGCGCCGCTTCCGGCGTGCCCAAGAAGGACGGCCGGGAGGCCGTGCTCGCCGCCGTCGACGCCCTGCGCGACACGACCCGGCCCGCCGCGGCACGGCTCGCCGCGGCGCTCGCCGCCGACGCCGACGCCGCCCTGGCCCGTCATCCGCTGCGTGAACTGGTCAGCGCCTCCCCGCCGCTGCCCCTGCTGGTGGAGCGGCGGCGGGCGCTGTACGGCTCTTGGTACGAGCTGTTCCCCCGTTCGGAGGGCGCCGTCGTCAAGGAGGGCGAACCGCCGGTCTCCGGCACGTTCCGCACCGCCGCGGAACGGCTGCCCGCGCTCGCCGCGATGGGCTTCGACGTGGTGTACCTGCCGCCGATCCACCCCATCGGCACCACCCACCGCAAGGGACCGGACAACGCGCTCACCGCGGGCCCCCACGACGTCGGCGTGCCCTGGGCCATCGGCTCCGCCTCCGGCGGGCACGACGCCGTCCACCCCGACCTCGGCACGCTCGCCGACTTCGACCACTTCGTGACGGCCGCCCGCTCGCTGCGCATGGAGGTGGCGCTGGACTTCGCACTGCAGTGCTCCCCCGACCACCCCTGGGTGAAGCAGCACCCCGAGTGGTTCCACCACCGGGCCGACGGGAGCATCGCGTACGCGGAGAACCCGCCGAAGAAGTACCAGGACATCTACCCCATCGCCTTCGACGCGGACATGAAGGGCATCGTCCGCGAGACGGTGCGCGTGCTGCGGTTCTGGATGGACCACGGTGTACGGATCTTCCGCGTCGACAATCCGCACACGAAACCGGTCGTCTTCTGGGAGAAGGTGATCGCGGAGATCAACGGCTCGGACCCCGACGTCATCTTCCTGGCGGAGGCGTTCACCAGGCCGGCGATGATGCACACCCTGGGCGCGATCGGCTTCCAGCAGTCGTACACGTACTTCACCTGGCGCAACACCAAGCACGAACTGACCGAGTACGTCACGGAGCTCGCCGGCGAGGCCGCCTCCTACATGCGGCCCAACTTCTTCGTGAACACCCCCGACATCCTCCACGCCTACCTCCAGGAAGGTGGCCGGCCCGCCTACGAGATCCGCGCGGTGCTCGCCGCGACCCTCTCACCCTCGTGGGGTCTCTACGCGGGCTACGAGCTCTGCGAGAACGTCCCGCTGCGGTACGGGAGCGAGGAGTACCGGCACTCGGAGAAGTACCAACTCCGCCCGCGTGACTGGGAGTCGGCGGAACGGGAGGGCCGTACGATCACACCGCTGATCACCACGCTCAACCGGATCAGGCGCCGCCACCCGGCCCTCCAGCAGCTGCGCGACATCCACTTCCACCACATCGACAACGACCGGATGATCGCCTACTCCAAACGCTCCGGATCCGACGTCGTCCTCGTCGTCGCCAACCTCGATCCCCACCACACCCAGGAGGCCACGGTCTCGTTGGACATGCCGCAACTCGGTCTCGAAGGGGACGAGACCGTACCGGTGCGCGACGAGCTCACCGGCGAGACCTATCACTGGGGCAGGGCCAACTATGTGCGCCTCGAGCCGGGCCGCGCGCCCGCGCACGTCCTCACCCTGCGACCGTCCCAGCAGACCGGAGGGTCACCCACATCATGA
- the glgP gene encoding alpha-glucan family phosphorylase — protein MKAIRRFTVRPVLPEPLGPLSDLARNLRWSWHTETRELFRCVDPEGWRAVGGDPVRLLGNVSATRMAELAKDRRFLRRLTAAADDLDDYLHGRRWYQSHGGDGGPDAPAFPDAIAYFSPEFGVTAALPQYSGGLGILAGDHLKAASDLGVPLIGVGLLYRHGYFRQSLSRDGWQQEHYPVLDPNELPVSLLREADGAPTRVSLALPGGRSLHAHIWVARVGRVPLLMLDSDIEDNGPGARDVTDRLYGGGSEHRLLQEMLLGIGGVRAVRAYCRLTGHAAPEVFHTNEGHAGFLGLERIRELGEPAEHGGSGLGFDAALEAVRAGTVFTTHTPVPAGIDRFDRELVARHFAEGAELPGVPVDKVLQLGMETYPGGEPGLFNMAVMGLRLAQRANGVSELHGAVSRSMFAGLWPGFDATEVPITSVTNGVHAPTWVAPEVFRLGARQIGAARTEDALSVGGSGRWDSVGNIADADIWELRRSLREQLVHEVRDRLRASWRQRGAGSAELGWIDGVLDPDVLTIGFARRVPSYKRLTLMLRDRERLTEMLLHPTQPIQIVVAGKAHPADDGGKRLVRELVRFADDPKVRHRIVFLPDYGMAMAKKLYPGCDVWLNNPLRPLEACGTSGMKAALNGALNLSVLDGWWDEWYEPDFGWAIPTADGASTDEDRRDELEAAALYSLIEERVAPRFYDRGNGGLPDRWIEMVRRTLTTLGPKVLAGRMVREYVERLYAPAAQAHRSVDATGAQELAAWKSRVRAAWRQVAVGHVEAVDQDAVGGSSGTAGLGATLTLRVQAALGELRPEDVEVQVVAGRVDSDDTIRDARTFPLKPASGPDLEGRWVYEGPLALDRTGPFGYTVRILPAHRLIPVGADLGLVAVPTESAVEAAGGVLLR, from the coding sequence GTGAAGGCCATTCGTCGATTCACCGTCCGCCCCGTCCTCCCCGAGCCGCTCGGGCCGCTCAGTGACCTCGCACGCAATCTGCGCTGGTCCTGGCACACCGAGACCCGAGAGCTCTTCCGATGCGTCGATCCCGAGGGGTGGCGTGCCGTCGGCGGCGACCCCGTACGGCTCCTCGGGAACGTCTCCGCCACCCGTATGGCCGAACTGGCCAAGGACCGTCGTTTCCTCCGCCGGCTCACCGCCGCCGCCGACGACCTCGACGACTATCTGCACGGCCGCAGGTGGTACCAGTCCCACGGCGGTGACGGGGGCCCCGACGCCCCCGCCTTCCCGGACGCCATCGCCTATTTCTCCCCGGAGTTCGGGGTCACCGCCGCCCTGCCCCAGTACTCCGGCGGCCTCGGCATCCTCGCCGGCGACCACCTCAAGGCCGCCAGCGACCTCGGCGTCCCGCTCATCGGCGTCGGCCTGCTCTACCGCCACGGCTACTTCCGCCAGTCGCTGTCCCGCGACGGCTGGCAGCAGGAGCACTACCCCGTGCTCGACCCCAACGAGCTGCCGGTCAGCCTGCTGCGCGAGGCGGACGGCGCCCCCACCCGGGTGTCCCTCGCGCTCCCCGGCGGCCGCTCGCTGCACGCGCACATCTGGGTCGCCCGGGTCGGCCGCGTACCGCTGCTCATGCTCGACTCCGACATCGAGGACAACGGGCCCGGCGCCCGCGACGTCACCGACCGGCTGTACGGCGGCGGCAGCGAACACCGGCTGCTCCAGGAGATGCTGCTCGGCATCGGCGGCGTCCGGGCGGTCCGCGCGTACTGCCGGCTCACCGGCCATGCGGCGCCCGAGGTGTTCCACACCAACGAGGGCCACGCCGGCTTCCTCGGCCTCGAACGCATCCGCGAACTGGGCGAGCCCGCCGAGCACGGCGGCAGCGGCCTCGGCTTCGACGCCGCGCTGGAGGCGGTGCGGGCCGGGACCGTCTTCACCACCCACACCCCCGTACCGGCCGGCATCGACCGCTTCGACCGCGAGCTCGTCGCACGCCACTTCGCCGAGGGCGCCGAACTGCCGGGCGTGCCCGTCGACAAGGTGCTCCAGCTCGGCATGGAGACCTACCCGGGCGGCGAGCCCGGCCTCTTCAACATGGCGGTGATGGGCCTGCGCCTCGCCCAGCGCGCCAACGGCGTCTCCGAACTGCACGGCGCGGTCAGCCGCAGCATGTTCGCCGGACTCTGGCCGGGATTCGACGCGACCGAGGTGCCGATCACCTCCGTCACCAACGGGGTGCACGCCCCGACCTGGGTGGCACCCGAGGTGTTCCGCCTCGGCGCCCGCCAGATCGGCGCCGCCCGCACCGAGGACGCCCTGTCCGTCGGCGGCTCGGGGCGCTGGGACTCCGTCGGCAACATCGCCGACGCCGACATCTGGGAGCTGCGCCGGTCACTGCGCGAACAGTTGGTCCACGAGGTGCGGGACCGGCTGCGAGCCTCCTGGCGCCAGCGGGGCGCGGGCTCGGCCGAACTCGGCTGGATCGACGGCGTACTCGACCCGGACGTACTCACCATCGGGTTCGCCCGCCGGGTGCCGTCGTACAAGCGGCTGACGCTGATGCTCCGCGACCGTGAGCGGCTGACGGAGATGCTGCTCCACCCCACCCAGCCGATCCAGATCGTCGTCGCCGGCAAGGCCCACCCGGCCGACGACGGCGGCAAGCGGCTGGTGCGGGAGCTGGTGCGCTTCGCCGACGACCCGAAGGTGCGCCACCGCATCGTTTTCCTGCCCGACTACGGCATGGCGATGGCGAAGAAGCTCTACCCGGGCTGCGACGTCTGGCTGAACAACCCGCTGCGCCCCCTGGAGGCCTGCGGCACCAGCGGAATGAAGGCCGCGCTGAACGGAGCGCTCAACCTGTCGGTCCTGGACGGCTGGTGGGACGAGTGGTACGAGCCCGACTTCGGCTGGGCGATCCCCACTGCCGACGGCGCGTCCACCGACGAGGACCGCCGTGACGAGCTGGAGGCGGCGGCGCTGTACTCGCTGATCGAGGAACGGGTCGCCCCCCGCTTCTACGACCGGGGCAACGGCGGCCTGCCCGATCGCTGGATCGAGATGGTCCGCCGCACCCTCACCACGCTCGGTCCCAAGGTGCTCGCAGGCCGCATGGTGCGCGAGTACGTGGAGCGGCTGTACGCGCCCGCCGCGCAGGCGCACCGGTCCGTCGACGCCACCGGCGCCCAGGAGCTCGCGGCCTGGAAGTCCCGGGTGCGCGCGGCGTGGCGGCAGGTGGCCGTCGGCCACGTGGAGGCCGTCGACCAGGACGCGGTGGGGGGTTCCTCGGGCACGGCCGGTCTCGGTGCGACGCTCACGCTGCGCGTCCAGGCGGCGCTCGGCGAACTGCGGCCGGAGGACGTCGAGGTACAGGTGGTCGCGGGCCGCGTCGACTCCGACGACACCATCCGCGACGCTCGCACCTTCCCGCTGAAGCCGGCGAGCGGCCCGGACCTGGAGGGCCGCTGGGTGTACGAGGGCCCCCTCGCCCTGGACCGCACGGGACCCTTCGGCTACAC